Proteins from a genomic interval of Thermoflexus sp.:
- the fbp gene encoding fructose-1,6-bisphosphate aldolase/phosphatase: MSREITISVIKADIGGMVGHSGIHTDLVALARQHLEEAQRRGVIIDYYVTWCGDDLQLIMTHRHGVDSPIVHGLAWETFERCTVKAKEMKLYGAGQDLIADAFSGNVRGMGPGVAEMSFVERPSEPIIVFMADKTSAGAWNLPLFRMFADPFNTAGLVISPALHEGFRFEVHDVKGHKRIFFNCPEEMYDLLVFIGAPGRYMIKAVYTKKGEIAAVSSTERLSLIAGHYVGKDDPVCIVRAQGIFPAVGEILEPFTMPHIVEGWMRGSHYGPLMPVPLQYAKCTRFDGPPRVVALGFQLADGRLIGPRDMFDDPAFDEARRLCNVIADHFRRHGPFEPHRLPMEEMEYTTLPEVAERLVGRWEPLPEPHPAIAGGDGSAAEAD; the protein is encoded by the coding sequence ATGAGCCGGGAGATCACGATCAGCGTGATCAAGGCCGATATCGGGGGCATGGTGGGCCACTCCGGGATCCACACGGATCTGGTGGCCCTGGCCCGCCAGCATCTGGAGGAGGCCCAGCGCCGGGGCGTGATCATCGATTACTATGTGACCTGGTGCGGGGACGACCTGCAGCTCATCATGACCCATCGCCACGGCGTCGACAGCCCCATCGTCCACGGCCTGGCCTGGGAGACCTTCGAGCGATGCACAGTCAAAGCGAAGGAGATGAAGCTCTACGGGGCCGGGCAGGACCTCATCGCCGACGCCTTTTCGGGGAATGTGCGGGGGATGGGGCCGGGGGTGGCGGAGATGTCCTTCGTCGAACGCCCCTCAGAGCCCATCATCGTCTTCATGGCCGACAAAACCTCCGCCGGCGCCTGGAATCTACCCCTGTTCCGCATGTTCGCAGATCCCTTCAACACGGCCGGCCTGGTGATCTCTCCCGCCCTCCACGAAGGCTTCCGCTTTGAGGTTCACGATGTCAAGGGTCACAAGCGGATTTTCTTCAACTGCCCCGAGGAGATGTATGACCTTCTGGTCTTCATCGGGGCCCCGGGCCGTTATATGATCAAGGCCGTTTACACCAAGAAAGGGGAGATCGCGGCGGTCTCTTCCACCGAACGCCTCTCTCTGATCGCCGGGCATTACGTGGGGAAGGACGACCCGGTGTGCATCGTGCGGGCGCAGGGGATCTTCCCGGCGGTGGGGGAGATCCTGGAACCCTTCACCATGCCGCACATCGTGGAGGGCTGGATGCGGGGCTCCCACTACGGACCGCTGATGCCTGTGCCTCTCCAATACGCCAAGTGCACCCGCTTCGATGGTCCGCCGCGGGTGGTAGCCCTGGGCTTTCAGCTGGCCGACGGCCGGCTGATCGGGCCGCGGGATATGTTCGACGATCCGGCCTTCGATGAGGCGCGGCGGCTGTGCAATGTGATCGCGGATCACTTCCGACGTCACGGGCCTTTTGAGCCCCACCGCCTGCCGATGGAGGAGATGGAATACACCACGCTGCCCGAGGTGGCCGAGCGCCTGGTGGGTCGCTGGGAGCCCCTGCCCGAGCCCCATCCAGCCATCGCGGGCGGGGATGGCAGCGCGGCCGAGGCGGATTAG
- a CDS encoding DegV family protein, whose protein sequence is MAKIAVVTDSVACLPPELVEAYRIRVVPVRIILGERVFRDGIDVTAEQIYEWQRAGLMATSSQPSIGDFLETYRELAKEAEGIVSIHVSAAMTGTYNAALLAAQMVPEVPIRVLDSQAATMAQGFLVLEAARAAEAGASLDEIVARVEALRPRLRFFAVLETVTYLIRSGRAPALASLAVDVLQIKPILTLQNGRIEVLAKVRTRRRAIEAMLERMAQDVGGRPVHASVFHAAAPEEAEALRQQLLERFDCRECYLTVFSPVMGLYAGPGVLGLAYYTE, encoded by the coding sequence ATGGCGAAGATCGCAGTGGTCACCGATAGCGTGGCGTGCCTGCCCCCCGAACTGGTGGAAGCCTATCGCATCCGCGTGGTCCCCGTTCGCATCATCCTGGGGGAGCGGGTGTTCCGGGATGGCATCGATGTGACCGCCGAGCAGATCTACGAGTGGCAGCGCGCAGGGCTCATGGCGACCTCTTCCCAGCCTTCCATCGGGGATTTCCTGGAGACCTACCGGGAGCTGGCGAAAGAGGCCGAGGGGATTGTTTCTATCCACGTCTCGGCAGCGATGACGGGAACCTACAACGCCGCCCTCCTGGCCGCTCAGATGGTCCCCGAGGTGCCCATTCGAGTCCTCGATAGCCAGGCCGCCACCATGGCTCAGGGGTTCCTCGTCCTGGAAGCGGCACGGGCCGCCGAAGCCGGGGCGTCGCTGGATGAGATCGTCGCCCGGGTTGAGGCCCTCCGCCCCCGCCTTCGGTTCTTCGCTGTCCTGGAGACGGTGACCTACCTCATCCGGAGTGGGCGAGCTCCCGCCCTGGCCTCCCTGGCGGTGGACGTGCTGCAGATCAAGCCGATCCTGACCCTGCAAAACGGCCGCATCGAGGTGCTGGCGAAAGTCCGCACGCGACGCCGGGCGATCGAAGCCATGCTGGAGCGGATGGCCCAGGATGTAGGAGGTCGTCCGGTCCACGCCTCGGTCTTCCACGCGGCCGCGCCGGAAGAGGCCGAGGCCCTGCGGCAGCAGCTCCTTGAGCGGTTCGATTGCCGGGAGTGCTATCTCACCGTTTTCTCGCCGGTGATGGGCCTCTATGCCGGGCCGGGCGTGCTGGGGCTGGCGTATTACACGGAATAG
- a CDS encoding glycerol-3-phosphate acyltransferase gives MLDLGFILMGYLLGSIPTAYLAGRLLRGVDLRHWGSRTVSGTAVYYHVARWALLPVGLFDVLKAALPTLGALSLGRPRGVAVAAGLAAVLGHNWPVWLGFHGGRGIGPFLGMLAVTFPAGALWLLGALAIGRLLGATAIMALLAIAGLPALVWLAGGPSEVAFGGLAMLGITVIKRLEANREPLPPDPVERRQVFWRRLWLDRDTASWEAWMFRHPGDRHRMPAG, from the coding sequence ATGCTGGATCTCGGATTTATTTTGATGGGTTATCTCCTCGGTTCGATCCCCACGGCTTACCTCGCAGGTCGTCTCCTGCGCGGAGTGGATCTGCGGCATTGGGGCAGCCGCACCGTTAGCGGGACCGCGGTGTATTACCACGTGGCCCGCTGGGCCCTCCTCCCGGTCGGCCTCTTCGATGTCCTCAAAGCCGCCCTCCCCACCCTCGGAGCGCTGTCCCTGGGCCGTCCGCGCGGAGTGGCGGTGGCGGCGGGGCTGGCTGCCGTCCTCGGCCATAACTGGCCGGTCTGGCTGGGCTTCCATGGAGGGCGCGGCATCGGCCCGTTCCTGGGGATGCTGGCCGTGACCTTCCCGGCCGGGGCTCTCTGGCTCCTCGGCGCGCTGGCCATCGGGCGTCTGTTGGGCGCCACCGCGATCATGGCCCTGCTGGCGATCGCCGGATTGCCCGCGCTGGTATGGCTGGCCGGTGGACCATCGGAGGTGGCATTCGGGGGGCTGGCCATGCTGGGGATCACGGTGATCAAACGCCTGGAGGCCAACCGGGAACCGCTCCCCCCAGATCCGGTGGAGCGCCGGCAGGTGTTCTGGCGACGCCTCTGGCTGGACCGGGATACGGCTTCCTGGGAGGCCTGGATGTTCCGGCATCCGGGCGACCGGCATCGAATGCCCGCCGGGTGA